The genomic segment TGTCCTGCCGGACATCTCCCCCACAAGGAGGGAGATTGGCAAGACGCACGCACTCCGCTCTATCCGAAGTCTTCAAGATGGGCGAGAGCTAGCCACGAGTCGATCTCCCCACCTGTGGGGGAGATGCCTGGCAAGGCAGAGGGGGGCGAGCTTGCGCCAGCTTTTGATGTTTTTACCGCAGGCAAACCATGACATCCACAATCAACGACGACCTCTCGCTTTACCGCGAGTGGCCGCAAAGCCTTGTCTACGCGCCGACCATAACACTCGAAACCAAATCTCTGCCGCCTGACACCGCAACCATTCACGAGCCGGATGGGTTGTGGGGCCTGCTGAATGAGATGACCGCTGAAATGCGCGAGCAGTTCCGGTTCTTTCGTCAGTTGCGCGAAGGAGCGGGCGCTGCGCTGGAGGGCGTGGCGGATGAGGCGGCGGGGAAGGTGGCGCGGGCGGATGTGAAGGCGGCAAACGATGCCGTTTCGCTGATCGTGCGGACGCTGGAAAAGATAGACACGCTGCAACGGCAACTGGCCCGGGATCGCGAGGCGGCGGCTGAAGACGCGGCGGGAGCGCAAGATTATGAAGAGGCCGTCGCATTCTTCCAAAGGCGCATCGACGAACTCGTCCGGCAAAAGATGCGGGCAAGGCTTGTCGCTGCCGGTGTTTCGCCGGACGAAGACACGGTTCAAGCCTGAAAATGAGGCGGGCCGGGCGGCGGTGCCTGTCATCGGCTCCACCGTTCCTGACATTCGCAGGCAGGAGATTGCGCAAGGCATGGCAGCGCCGCTGGCAGAGAAATATCAACGGCAGCACATTGCCCGTTTCAACCGCGACTGGCGCTTCGTGGGCAACCACCCGCAGCAACAGCCGGATGGCGACTGGCGCAACTGGCTGCTGATCGGCGGGCGTGGTTCCGGCAAGACGCGGGCCGGGGCCGAATGGGTGCATCTGGTTGCCTCCATGGGCGATCGCTCCGATCTGCGCATAGCGCTGGTGGCGGAAACGCTGGGCGATGCGCGTGAGGTGATGATCGACGGCGTCTCCGGCATCTGCCGGGTGGCGCGGTTCAGGCGACCGGATTTCGAGGCATCGCGCCGCAGGCTGGTCTGGCCGAACGGGGCGATGGCGCAAATCTTCTCTTCCGAAGACCCGGAAAGCCTGCGCGGACCGCAGTTTCATTTTGCCTGGTCTGATGAGCTGGCGAAATGGCGCTATGCCCAGGAAACCTGGGACATGCTGCAATTTGGCCTTCGCCTCGGTGACAATCCGCGTCAGCTGATTACCACCACGCCAAGGCCGATTCCGCTGTTGAAGACGCTGATGGCCGACCCGGCAAGCCGTGTGGTGCGAATGCGCACCCACGACAATGCCGATAATCTTTCGCCCGGCTTCATCGACGCCATGCTGAAACGCTATGGCGGCACGCGGCTGGGGCGGCAGGAACTGGATGGCGAGTTGATTGCACAGCGCGATGATGCGCTGTGGAAGCGCGCCGATCTGGAAGCGATTTTCGATGCAAGGCCGGATGCTTTGGCGCGGATCGTGGTCGCGGTGGACCCGCCAGCGGGAAGCGGCGAGGGCTCGTGCTGCGGTATCGTGGTGGCGGGCATCGGCATCGACGGGCGGTTCTGGGTTCTGGCGGATTGTTCCGCCGAGGGCGCGACACCGGCGGGCTGGGCGCGGGCAGTTGTTGCCGCCTTCCGCCGTTTCGAGGCCGACCGGGTGGTGGCGGAAGTCAACCAGGGCGGCGAGATGGTGAGCGCCATGCTGAAAAGCATCGACGCCAACCTGCCGATTACCATGGTGCGGGCCAGCCGGGGCAAGTTCACCCGCGCCGAACCGGTGGCGGCACTTTATGAGCAGGGTCGGGTGCGGCATGCGGACAGGTTTGAGAAGCTGGAAGACCAGATGGCCGATTTCGGGCCGGATGGGCTGTCTTCGGGCAAGTCGCCAGACAGGCTGGATGCGCTGGTCTGGGCGCTGACGGCGCTGGCGATGGACACGATGGCAGAGCCGCGGGTGCGGGGGATGTGATGGGAAGATGACATCGTCTTCCGTCATGCCGGGCTTGACCCGGTATCCAGTGCGATCAAGTCCTTGATCGGGGAAGAGTCTTTTCGCCGCGTAGACACGCGGCGGCTGGACCTCGCAGCACGTGCGGGGTGACGGAGTTTTGGGTTAGCGCTTCAGCACAAACGCAAAACGCCCGCGAAGGCCAATAAGGCGCATCACGGGCGGTTTCGAATTCCAGCAGGGGGCAGCATGTGCCCCTCCCAATTACTTCTTCGGGGCCTGCGAAGGTTTTGTCTGTGCGCTGACTTCGCGCATCTGACGCCATTCGTTTTCGAGACGGTCGTAGGTCGTCTGAGGGATCGTCGCGGTCATGGCATTCCTCCTTCGGGTTGGCGCTGTTCATTGCGCGGTGTGAAACAGAGTAGGGGGCCAGAGGTTCCGCAATTCAAGGTAAATTTTACCCTTAAAACGGTTCGCATGAAATAAAATCGATTAGGATTTTTCTAAATCGATTTAGGTACGGAAAGTTGCATATTAAAATCTGGGGTTTAGGCCACCATGATTCTGAGAGGTGATAATGCTGTTGGACAGACAACGTTTTTTCACGATGATTCGGGGTGCTCCCTTTCCGGGCCGATTGAGTGCCACACAGGTTACCGGCACGGAATTGGTGCTCGAGGAATTCGAGACAAGAGCGCCGGATGGAGACCTTCGCCACCTGGCCTATATGCTGGCGACCGCGTTTCATGAAACGGCGGCGACCATGCAGCCGGTGCGCGAAACGCTGGCCGCGAGCGATGAGGCGGCGATCCGTATTCTGGACCGGGCCTATGCGGCAGGAAGGTTGGGGCAGGTGCGCACGCCCTATTGGCGGCGCGATGCAGACGGCAAAAGCTGGCTGGGGCGCGGGCTGGTGCAACTGACGCACCGGCGCAATTACGAGGCGATGTCAGCGGTGACGGGCATCGATCTGGTGGAGCGCCCCGAGCGGGCGATGGAGCCGCAGGTATCAGCCGCCATTCTGGTGGAGGGCATGCTGCGCGGCAGTTTTACCGGTAGGCGGCTTTCGCAGTATTTCGATGCCCAGCGTGCCGACTGGGAGGGTGCGAGAGCCATCGTCAACGGTAATGACCGGGCGGCACTGATCGCCGGTTATGGCCGGACGTTTTACGCGGCCTTGACGGCAAGCCTGATTGAACAGCCAGCGGTGGGATGATAGCGATTTCCACCCCGAGATTTTGCATGACAGGTGCCACCATGATCCGCCACATCGTTTTCTTCACCGTACCGGAAGCCAACCGCGACGCGGTGCGCAAGGGCCTCTCCGGCCTGACCGCAATCTCCCACGCTTCGACGCTGGAAATCGGCGAGAACGTGAAGAAGGATCAGTGGGGCAATTCGGTCGACTTCATCGTCTACGGCGAATTTGAGAACGAGGCGGCGCTGGCGGCCTACAAGGCAGACCCAGCCTATGAGCTTTCCACCAGTACGGTGAAGCCGCTCAGGGATACGCGGGTGGCTGCGGATTTTGATAGTGACCGGGCGGTGAAAGCGCCGATCAAGTAAGTCAGCTTTCTGGCCCTCCATCTTAGCCACCTGCAGGGTGGCTTTTTTGTTGTCTTTCAAAGGAAATATCCATGCGATTTTTTGGTCATCTGCCGTGGCGGCGCCCGGTGGGGCGTGAGGGTGTGCGCGAAGAAAAGGCGGCGGGCGGGTTTCTGGTGCTGTCTGGCGAAGCGGGGCGGGCGCATTGGTCTGGCCGGGGTTATGGCGCGCTGTCGCGCGAAGGCTTCATGCGTAACCCGGTGGCGCATCGGGCGGCGCGGATGGTGGCGGAGGCTGCGGCGTCCGTCAGTTGGTTGCTGTATGAGGGTGACGACGAGATTGGCGAGCATGCGCTATTGCGGCTGCTGGCGCGTCCCAACGGGCAGATGAGCGGGCCGGATTTCTTCGAGGCGCTGTACGGACATCTGCTGCTGTCCGGCAATGGCTATATCGAGCCGCTGATGGTGGGCGAGCGGTTGCGGGAGCTGCATCTGCTGCGGCCCGACCGGGTCGGCATCATCGAGGGCGCGGATGGCTGGGTGGCGGCCTATGATTACCGCGCCGAAGGCCGGGCGGCGCGGCGCATCGCGGCGGATCGCGATGGGTTGGGGCTGCTACATCTGAAATTATTCAACCCGCTCGACGACCACGGCGGGTTTTCACCGCTGGCGGCGGCTGGTGCAGCGCTGGATCTGCACAATGCCGCCAGCATCTGGAACAAGCGGTTGCTGGACAACTCCGCCCGCCCCTCCGGCGCGCTGGTCTATCAGCCCAAGGAGGGCGGTAATCTTTCCACCGACCAATATGAGCGGCTGAAGCGGGAGCTGGAGGAGGGCTATGCAGGTGCCGTGAATGCCGGGCGTCCGCTGCTGCTGGAGGGCGGGCTGGACTGGAAGAGCATGGGGCTTTCGCCCAGGGATATGGACTTTATGGAGGCCAAGAATGGCGCGGCGCGGGACATCGCGCTGGCACTCGGCGTGCCGCCCATGCTGCTGGGCATTCCCGGTGACAATACCTATGCGAATTACCAGGAGGCCAACCGGGCGTTCTATCGGCTGACGGTTCTGCCGCTGATCAACCGGACGGCGGCGAGTTTATCGGCTTGGCTGGCACCATTGTTCGAGGGTTCTTTGCGGCTGGAGCCAGATCTGGATCGGATTGCGGGCTTGGCTGGCGAGCGGGATGCGCTGTGGGCGCGGGTGGGGGCTGCTGGGTTTTTGAGCGATGAGGAGAAGCGGGAGGCGGTGGGGTACTGAGGGTGGCTGTTCACGACAGCATATCCATGAGAATGAACGTCGCCGCTTGCCTTTGGTGTGCATTTATCAGCGGCACGAGCCGTGTAAAATGCTCTGTGGCGCAATGGGCATCCAGTGCTGCACGATCCGGCCATTCTTCGATGAAAACGAAGTGGCCCGGGTCTTTTTGATCGATGAAAAGATCATATGCGATGCAGAGTTCTTCCTGCTTCGTTTTCTCCACAAGCTCTCGGTAGAGTGGGAGCACAGTCTCGACCGCGTCAAGTTTGATAAAGTCCTGAGCGATGACCTTGAGCATGAAAATCTTTCGATAACAACTGCTTATGAGATGATGCGGAATCGGCTTGCGAAGCCCGACCCGCAAGTGGAATCGTTTTATGAGGCCTTTGCGATAAGCCGCTCAAATGAATCGGCAAAACGGACGTCCATTGTCAAAACACGCCGATCGTCCGGTCAAAGACAGGGCGTGGCCGCAACTTCAATCTAACCCGGAATGGTTACTTATGTCTGAATTTGCAAACGAGGGTAGCATCTGGGCTGCCCGTTTTACCGGGGCCGTGGCGGGAGCCGGGGTTTCGCTGATCTATCTGTTGCCGCAGACGCACCGTGAGGCGGCGAGCCGTTTTTTGACCGGGCTTGCCTGCGGCATGATTTTCGGCGGGCCGGT from the Agrobacterium vaccinii genome contains:
- a CDS encoding putative quinol monooxygenase gives rise to the protein MLKVIAQDFIKLDAVETVLPLYRELVEKTKQEELCIAYDLFIDQKDPGHFVFIEEWPDRAALDAHCATEHFTRLVPLINAHQRQAATFILMDMLS
- a CDS encoding DUF6107 family protein, encoding MSEFANEGSIWAARFTGAVAGAGVSLIYLLPQTHREAASRFLTGLACGMIFGGPVGLWIVQRLGISGGLSSQEVMLTGSAAASLCAWWGLGAMVRVAERYAARPKP
- a CDS encoding phage portal protein, yielding MRFFGHLPWRRPVGREGVREEKAAGGFLVLSGEAGRAHWSGRGYGALSREGFMRNPVAHRAARMVAEAAASVSWLLYEGDDEIGEHALLRLLARPNGQMSGPDFFEALYGHLLLSGNGYIEPLMVGERLRELHLLRPDRVGIIEGADGWVAAYDYRAEGRAARRIAADRDGLGLLHLKLFNPLDDHGGFSPLAAAGAALDLHNAASIWNKRLLDNSARPSGALVYQPKEGGNLSTDQYERLKRELEEGYAGAVNAGRPLLLEGGLDWKSMGLSPRDMDFMEAKNGAARDIALALGVPPMLLGIPGDNTYANYQEANRAFYRLTVLPLINRTAASLSAWLAPLFEGSLRLEPDLDRIAGLAGERDALWARVGAAGFLSDEEKREAVGY
- a CDS encoding DNA-packaging protein; the protein is MAAPLAEKYQRQHIARFNRDWRFVGNHPQQQPDGDWRNWLLIGGRGSGKTRAGAEWVHLVASMGDRSDLRIALVAETLGDAREVMIDGVSGICRVARFRRPDFEASRRRLVWPNGAMAQIFSSEDPESLRGPQFHFAWSDELAKWRYAQETWDMLQFGLRLGDNPRQLITTTPRPIPLLKTLMADPASRVVRMRTHDNADNLSPGFIDAMLKRYGGTRLGRQELDGELIAQRDDALWKRADLEAIFDARPDALARIVVAVDPPAGSGEGSCCGIVVAGIGIDGRFWVLADCSAEGATPAGWARAVVAAFRRFEADRVVAEVNQGGEMVSAMLKSIDANLPITMVRASRGKFTRAEPVAALYEQGRVRHADRFEKLEDQMADFGPDGLSSGKSPDRLDALVWALTALAMDTMAEPRVRGM
- a CDS encoding Dabb family protein encodes the protein MIRHIVFFTVPEANRDAVRKGLSGLTAISHASTLEIGENVKKDQWGNSVDFIVYGEFENEAALAAYKADPAYELSTSTVKPLRDTRVAADFDSDRAVKAPIK